The DNA window TGTCGTCATTTTTGTCCTATATATTCGCAATACACTACAAATGATTTTGTTGACTACTACGATGACTTAATAATTAATTAAAAGCCAGGCTTATGACAAGTATATTAGCATATAGAATAAAAACAAAGTTGTGAAGTTGTGAGATGCATGACAACAACTTATACGAATGGTAGATTTCAGCTCATAAGATGGTTGTTCTATGAAACAATGAtctcttctctcttccttcttccCTCTCTTTTTCCTTCACATTATTAAAAAAATCCTAAATGACATCGTATAAGACGGAGTATGAAATCGTTGGCGTCAGCCATGTACTTGCCTTTGCGGCCGGCTGGAATAAGGGTCTCTTTGGCACGGTTTatgtcggcttcggcttcatctattttgcgcaaatcgaggcactgtagcgtgaaagccgttttgtaagccgaggttaaaatgaactagaagccgagaaaagccagtttttctggcttcaccggctttggcttcaccggtgaagctgttttggatgagccgtgtcaAAGGGGCTTAAGTATCGCAACAAAAGTACAAAGACCCAGCAAATTAGACTAGACTGATGTCCTGTGTAGTACAGACGATACCCTGAAGTCACAGATGCTATTCCGTTTCTACTTAAACAAGACATATAAAgcctgttcgctcgttggttttaGCCTGGACTTATcagtcagtcaacagtgtttttctctcataacaaaccaacaccagctgggcttatcagctcagaaaccaaccaacaaacAGACTCATATTAGGCCACAAGAATGCTGGTATTAATTTCTTAAAGTTGGAAAAAAATCTGATCTGATTCAAATCTAGCATTGCAATCGTTTTTGATTTTGGACAGAGAGATCAGCATGGTACATGTGATGGGCACTTCCGTTTACgtgagactgtctccaacgatGCCACCCAAATGCAAAATAGGTGCTGCACAGTAGTTTGGGTAGCAAAAAACGAGCTCCTATGGAACACGCAAACACAGGACGCATTTTGCGTAACAGCCCAATCGGAAGGCAAATAAGCGTCTCGCGAGGGAGACGACGCAAATGTTCGGTGCCGTTGCGGTGGGCCCGCGGTGAGGCGCGGCCTGCTCGGCGAGGCGAGCCCGAGGCGGGGAGCCGCCGGCGCTTCCAGGCGGGTCCGCGGCGGACGCGGCCGGCGCGGCCAGGCAGGGCTGCTGCGGGGAGCCGCTGGCGTGGCGAGGAGCAGCCGGATGCGTGGCGCTGGAGGGCGAGAAAGGCCATGCCGTGGATCTGACGCCGCTGGCGGTCGAGGTCATCGCCGAGAGCTTCGGGGAGTGGCTGCGTGAGGAGATCCGGCTCCGGGGCGAGTTGCAGGAGCCCCAGCAGCTGCGGGTGTCCGTCGGCGCGACCCTCGGCTGTCGGCCCGTGGCTCGGCGCGGCGCTCTTCGCGGGGCTCGCCAGGGCCGGCTGCTCCGTCTTCGACATGGGCTTCGCCACCACGCAGGCGCCGGGGGTGTGGAGATGGGTGGGCGGCGGACAGaccgaggaagaggaagaagaaggctaatTTGCGTGGCCTGTTGGAGAATCTCCATTTTAGGTACCGGAGTCTTCCTACTGTATATCACCTAGATCGGAGAATGGGTATTGGATTTAGGTCTCATCGTTGGGACAGTCTGAGAGCGAAATGCCGAAATCATGGCGAATCTCAATCAGCCGAGAAGTCGGTCAGTTTCAGTTGAATGAATTGCAGGAGAAGAATATTtcgtttcaaataaaaaaaatttgcagGAGACCAATATACTAGTACACCAAACAGAAGCAGGGTCCCACCGCAGAGATCTGGGAGCTGTGTGTGGGCCCGTTGCGTGcagcaaaaataaataaataccgAGAGGAGCCAACGGGAGGAGGGGGACCCAAACGAAGACGAGCCAGCGGAGCGGAGAAAACAACACTCCCCTCACATCTCACACAGCCACACCACACCGCGCTCCCCTCCGACACGGGACGGCAGGCACCACCCCTCCCCACCGGCCGGCTCGGAGCGGGCGCCCGCCCACCCGAATCACACAGATCGGGACGCCGGAGGAGGAGCAGCGCCGTTCCGCTTCGCCGGAGCAACAACCGCGGGCGCGGAGAGGCCCGCCCGCCAGCAAGCGCAGGCGCAGGTAACCGCAACccctctcctcctcccctccGCGGCGCCGGCGGTGACACGCACGCGGGGCTCGCCTTACGCACCGCGCGCGGCAGGCAGTACGGCGCCCGGCGGCTGCCTGCTCGCCTCGCCGCCCAGACGCAGCGCGTGTGTGCGTGGTTTTCGCGAGTCGTTTCCTTCTGGGGGGTCTCAGTCAGATCCCGTGGCCTCTGCTCTGCGATGCCTCAGTAGGAGGTAAGTGCCCGTTTCAATCTCAGACGAGTGCGGATTCGGCCAGCGCAGTCCAAATTGGTCGTTTTACTCCGCCCCTCCTAGATTTTGGTCCAGGATCCTGCACTTGGATGGAGGGGGCGTGGGAAATCCATCCCTGTAGTTACCTGACGGACCTTTGCCGGAAATCTCACACCCACTGCTCAAAGCCTGTGATGACACTACTGCTCCCTAATATCTGAtgtttatgcttgctttgctGGGTGGACTTGGCTGGTTACATCTCACTTCACTTATGATTTATCACCTCGCTATCTGCAGTTCAAGCTTGGATCCCTGGATCCCATACCATCGGTCTCTCGGAGAGTGTAATCCAGCGAGCGTTGAGTTGAAGCCGTGCAAGTGGAGATGAGCACTCTGAAGAAATCCGACAAGAAAGCTGCCCTCGACTTCGCAGCGTGGAGTTTCAATGTCACCACATCGGTTGGAATCATCATGGTCAACAAGGCGCTGATGGCCACCTATGGGTTCAGTTTTGGTATGCCTGTGCTCCGCTCGTCCGGGGATTTATTATTTATCATACATCTGACTTTCACCTTCGGTCTCTAGCTCTTGTGTTTCTGGCCACTGAGTGATATTCTGTGTTATGTTGTTATGCGTTTGCTAGATTCCGGACTCAATGCTGTAGGCATATTTGCATTAGTATTATCCTGGTAGATTCTTGCTGAGCGTAGTGATGGTTGGTCTTATTTCATTGTGGAATCCGCATGCATTTTTCTTATGCACATTTGGAGAATTGGCATGGATTTTAAGTGGTTTTAATGGTGCTAATGCAAATTTCCTACCAAAAAAGGGGTTCCTACCTCAATTTGAAATTATGTTTTCCCTTCTGTCAACAAAATTTTTATTGCAAAAACCAAAGTAATAACCAGATTTTCTTTGCTAATGATTGAAGAATAATTGTGAAGTTATAAAGTGCTCCAGCTATTTGAGGTTTCTGCAGAACCTAAAACCTACCTGGCTCCCCTCTTATAGATTTCCTTGCAAAATTGGTAGTGTCTCTGCTAATTGAACCTTCATGGCATTAATGAAAGCAATTCAAACATGCTAGCATATGTGATTTCTTACTGTATGTGAGGTCATCGCAGATTCTACTATATTTCTGCACATTTTTCTCAACAAAGTGTGCATGGATGTGAACTTGGATATATCTCCTGTCATGTCATTAATtaccttttctctctctttttttttccagCCACGACATTAACTGGGCTTCATTTTGTGACTACTACCTTGATGACTATCGTATTTCGATGGTTAGGCCTGAGCCAGCCATCCCACTTACCCCTAGCAGATCTAGTTAAATTTGTGATATTTTCGaacttgtcaattgttgggatGAATGTGAGCTTGATGTGGAACTCTGTGGGCTTTTATCAGGTTGGTGAAATTTTTAGTAGCTACTATACTATGCAAATGGAACTTTAAATTGTTAACGACTAAATTCATTATATTCCCTTGCTCAGATAGCAAAGCTGTGCATGATACCTGCATCATGTCTTCTGGAGGTTGTCTTTGATCATGTACATTATTCCCGGGACACAAAGCTGAGCATAATGGTCGTGCTTATAGGAGTTGCAGTCTGCACGGTTACTGATGTCAGTGTGAATGCAAGAGGTCTAATCGCGGCTGTTATAGCTGTTTGGAGCACAGCTTTGCAACAATACGTAAGTTTTAGCACTTTTGTATGCAGATTTCTTATACATCACCCAACCACTAAGATTGCTAGCTACCCCTTCTGTTTGCAATTAGCTGCAAGTTTGTTGCCGCACACTT is part of the Miscanthus floridulus cultivar M001 chromosome 9, ASM1932011v1, whole genome shotgun sequence genome and encodes:
- the LOC136483321 gene encoding UDP-rhamnose/UDP-galactose transporter 4-like, with product MSTLKKSDKKAALDFAAWSFNVTTSVGIIMVNKALMATYGFSFATTLTGLHFVTTTLMTIVFRWLGLSQPSHLPLADLVKFVIFSNLSIVGMNVSLMWNSVGFYQIAKLCMIPASCLLEVVFDHVHYSRDTKLSIMVVLIGVAVCTVTDVSVNARGLIAAVIAVWSTALQQYYVHFLQRKYSLNSFNLLGHTAPAQAGSLLLVGPFVDYLLTGKRVDHFSFSSLALFFLALSCFIAIGVNLSQFICIGRFSAVSFQVLGHMKTVLVLSLGFLFFGKEGLNLQVVLGMVLAVLGMIWYGNASAKPGGKERRSILPVRSASLKGSSEEKAGTEK